A genome region from Thermococcus gorgonarius includes the following:
- a CDS encoding DUF2101 family protein, whose amino-acid sequence MALDEVLYSLGEATEALVSRIGNTIKDIAFPEKTERPPEFKFLKKLVKKDFTPHEFISLKLQLVFLTYLVLSLLTAVSLKSHAYLSLLFIVELLYIRYIIRKTWDFIINPGAYRFFYYGISTLAFLSFEGYLVLRELKPEVYYYYAYLMVILAIVLIFRWYFKRKFGRDYTYGVVEEVKNDLVRVFIHDDIAANVKPGYYWLPEVEDAKPGRVVKILIEDRAFRSAKPLRILEVYLEDTGQSSQTETEPKEEIE is encoded by the coding sequence ATGGCGCTTGATGAAGTTCTTTACTCACTGGGGGAAGCTACGGAGGCACTCGTTTCAAGGATAGGTAATACGATAAAGGACATAGCGTTTCCGGAGAAAACAGAAAGACCACCAGAATTCAAATTCCTGAAAAAGCTCGTAAAAAAAGACTTCACCCCACACGAGTTCATTAGCCTCAAACTTCAGCTCGTTTTCCTGACTTATCTCGTCCTCTCACTACTTACAGCCGTTTCACTGAAGAGCCACGCATACCTTTCCCTCCTGTTCATCGTGGAGCTCCTTTATATACGGTACATCATAAGGAAGACCTGGGACTTCATAATAAACCCCGGGGCATACCGCTTTTTCTATTACGGGATATCCACCCTGGCTTTCCTCTCCTTTGAGGGGTACCTGGTTCTCAGAGAGCTGAAACCCGAGGTCTATTATTACTATGCATACCTGATGGTAATCCTGGCAATCGTCCTAATCTTCCGCTGGTACTTCAAGAGAAAATTCGGCAGGGACTACACTTACGGCGTTGTGGAGGAGGTGAAGAATGACCTCGTCAGGGTTTTCATCCACGACGACATAGCGGCCAACGTCAAGCCCGGTTATTACTGGCTCCCTGAAGTAGAGGATGCCAAACCCGGGCGCGTCGTCAAAATTCTCATCGAGGATAGGGCATTTAGAAGCGCGAAGCCTCTCAGAATCCTCGAGGTGTATTTAGAGGACACGGGTCAGTCCTCCCAGACGGAGACGGAACCAAAGGAAGAAATCGAGTAG
- a CDS encoding GMP synthase subunit A, whose product MIVIMDNGGQYVHRIWRTLRYLGVEAKIIPNTTPLEDIKAMKPKGIIFSGGPDINKTGNCEAILEHYDEFNVPILGICLGHQLIARHFGGKAGRGDKAEYSLVEIEILEENDIFRGLPRKLKVWESHMDEVKELPPGFKLLARSETCPVEAMKHKDLPIYGVQFHPEVAHTERGAEIYRNFAELCGELS is encoded by the coding sequence ATGATAGTGATTATGGACAACGGCGGGCAATACGTCCACAGGATTTGGAGAACGCTCCGCTATCTCGGCGTCGAGGCGAAGATAATTCCCAACACGACGCCGCTTGAGGATATAAAGGCGATGAAGCCGAAGGGCATAATCTTCTCGGGCGGGCCGGACATAAACAAAACAGGCAACTGTGAGGCAATCCTGGAGCACTACGACGAGTTCAACGTGCCTATCCTCGGTATCTGCCTCGGCCACCAGCTGATAGCGAGGCACTTCGGCGGGAAGGCCGGAAGGGGCGATAAGGCGGAGTACAGTTTAGTTGAGATCGAAATCCTTGAGGAGAACGACATCTTCAGAGGCCTCCCCAGAAAGTTAAAGGTGTGGGAGAGCCACATGGACGAGGTTAAGGAGCTTCCCCCGGGCTTCAAGCTGCTCGCGAGGAGCGAGACCTGCCCGGTTGAGGCAATGAAGCACAAGGATTTGCCAATCTACGGCGTGCAGTTCCATCCCGAGGTGGCCCACACCGAGCGTGGTGCGGAAATCTACCGCAACTTCGCGGAGCTCTGTGGGGAGCTCAGCTAG
- a CDS encoding type II toxin-antitoxin system VapC family toxin, whose protein sequence is MKVVIDTSVIVNLFSGFYPDRTEIAKRVAKLAEKGLAELYAPIFGEIEFISVMRRFLEEEETREAHEIYLSLLSGLVEEELIISRLRELAFKTAHRVPDLYFIAAAEFIGAILITNDRKMADLAKSLGLKAFYLVEESDEFFKALGVSS, encoded by the coding sequence ATGAAAGTGGTCATCGATACTTCTGTCATCGTCAACTTGTTTTCTGGGTTCTACCCGGACAGGACTGAAATCGCAAAGAGGGTCGCAAAACTTGCAGAAAAAGGCCTTGCGGAACTTTACGCGCCTATCTTTGGTGAAATTGAGTTTATCTCAGTAATGAGACGGTTTTTAGAGGAAGAAGAGACGAGAGAGGCTCATGAAATATACCTCTCCCTCCTATCTGGATTGGTGGAGGAGGAACTTATAATCTCCCGCCTTAGGGAGCTTGCGTTTAAAACCGCTCACAGGGTTCCTGACCTGTACTTTATAGCAGCGGCTGAATTCATTGGGGCAATTTTAATAACCAACGACAGAAAAATGGCCGACTTGGCCAAATCCCTCGGTTTAAAGGCATTTTATCTGGTTGAAGAATCCGACGAGTTTTTCAAAGCCCTGGGGGTGAGTTCATGA
- a CDS encoding antitoxin family protein, with the protein MDEIIEAVYENGVLKPLKPLKLREHEKVRIKILKGDIVAMTEKFRKVITPEKFDESPEDYLLRLREERP; encoded by the coding sequence ATGGATGAGATAATTGAGGCAGTTTATGAAAACGGCGTGCTGAAGCCCTTGAAGCCCTTGAAACTCAGGGAACACGAGAAAGTGAGAATCAAAATCCTTAAGGGTGACATAGTCGCGATGACAGAGAAGTTTAGAAAGGTAATAACCCCAGAGAAATTCGACGAGTCCCCAGAGGATTACCTTCTCAGGCTCAGGGAGGAGAGGCCATGA
- the guaA gene encoding glutamine-hydrolyzing GMP synthase codes for MWEKFIEEKVEEIRTTVGDGKALIALSGGVDSSTAAVLAHRAIGDRLHAVFVNTGFMRKGEPEFVVKTFRDEFGLNLHYVDASERFFSELKGVTDPEEKRKIIGRVFIEVFEEVAKEIDAQFLIQGTIAPDWIESRGKIKSHHNVGGLPERLNLKLIEPLRDLYKDEVRELAKELGLPEKIYNRMPFPGPGLAVRVLGEVTPEKVAIVREANAIVEEEIEKAGLKPWQAFAVLLGVKTVGVQGDIRAYKETIAVRVVESLDGMTANAMNVPFEVLQRIAFRITSEIPEVGRVLYDITNKPPATIEFE; via the coding sequence ATGTGGGAGAAGTTCATCGAGGAGAAAGTTGAGGAGATAAGGACGACCGTCGGTGATGGAAAGGCTCTAATAGCGCTCTCCGGTGGTGTGGACAGCTCGACGGCCGCGGTTCTTGCCCACAGAGCAATAGGCGATAGACTCCACGCGGTCTTCGTCAACACAGGCTTTATGCGCAAGGGTGAACCTGAGTTCGTCGTTAAGACCTTCCGCGACGAGTTCGGCCTTAACCTGCACTACGTTGACGCGAGCGAGCGCTTTTTCAGTGAGCTTAAGGGCGTAACCGACCCCGAGGAAAAGAGGAAGATCATCGGCAGGGTCTTCATCGAGGTCTTTGAGGAGGTCGCGAAGGAGATAGATGCCCAATTCCTCATTCAGGGAACCATCGCCCCGGACTGGATTGAGAGCAGGGGGAAGATCAAGAGCCACCACAACGTCGGCGGCCTCCCAGAGAGGCTCAACCTCAAGCTCATCGAGCCGCTAAGGGACCTCTACAAGGACGAAGTGAGGGAGCTCGCCAAGGAGCTCGGCCTTCCCGAGAAGATATACAACAGAATGCCCTTTCCAGGGCCGGGGCTGGCAGTGAGAGTCCTCGGGGAGGTAACGCCGGAGAAGGTCGCCATCGTGAGGGAAGCGAACGCCATAGTCGAGGAGGAGATTGAGAAGGCCGGGCTGAAGCCCTGGCAGGCCTTCGCGGTTCTTCTCGGCGTTAAAACCGTCGGAGTCCAGGGCGACATAAGGGCCTACAAGGAAACCATAGCAGTTCGCGTCGTTGAGAGCCTCGACGGGATGACTGCCAATGCAATGAACGTCCCCTTCGAGGTGCTCCAGAGGATAGCCTTCAGGATAACGAGCGAGATCCCCGAGGTCGGGAGGGTGCTCTACGACATCACCAACAAGCCTCCTGCAACAATAGAGTTTGAGTGA
- a CDS encoding MFS transporter: protein MRDNRWKFVIMDMLLVAAGFGTMHMLEKFKGAVITHYGITETVFNYQQPAYVVGLFVAFLLGGTSLFKGSFKRSVALIVSFAAIPQFLIPFLPNWWGIVALRFFQGFIVALIAVFSNQIARLFLAERPFAKGVVLSGIFWGGIYGIKLAKWVGGGEASWSSVREAFIISAALMYLMLVLWWLFVEDFEIPKEKHSAKGANVWKMPFTWVFGFTFFPALWIVFTLGSFTLHHVSFSEAQKANLVIVLEASMGFWSIVMGYLGYRLSVKNTSNRGLFKAIVSVMTLSYLVTFIGLFVVWKATSANDYTLALLGFAIAGIVQGTGPAFWTTAPAAYPKEIYPEASFALGLISNSANAVAPNVMLVLVKSVAVGMAIYLGMSLLGILLLLVSSRMRLPVEELRT from the coding sequence TTGAGAGATAACCGGTGGAAGTTCGTTATCATGGACATGCTGCTCGTCGCGGCCGGCTTTGGGACGATGCACATGCTCGAGAAGTTTAAGGGTGCGGTTATCACTCATTACGGCATAACTGAGACGGTTTTTAATTACCAGCAGCCTGCCTACGTCGTCGGCCTTTTCGTCGCGTTCCTCCTTGGAGGAACCAGCCTCTTTAAGGGCTCCTTCAAGAGAAGCGTGGCTCTAATAGTCAGCTTCGCGGCTATACCTCAGTTCCTGATTCCCTTCCTGCCAAACTGGTGGGGAATCGTTGCGCTGCGCTTCTTCCAGGGTTTCATCGTTGCGCTGATAGCAGTCTTCAGCAACCAGATCGCGAGACTCTTCCTGGCCGAGAGGCCCTTTGCCAAGGGGGTAGTCCTTTCAGGAATCTTCTGGGGTGGGATCTACGGCATAAAGCTTGCCAAATGGGTGGGTGGAGGTGAAGCGAGCTGGTCCTCAGTCAGAGAGGCCTTCATTATCTCCGCCGCCCTTATGTACCTAATGCTTGTCCTCTGGTGGTTGTTCGTTGAGGACTTTGAGATACCCAAGGAGAAGCACTCAGCAAAGGGGGCCAACGTCTGGAAGATGCCCTTTACCTGGGTCTTTGGATTCACATTCTTCCCGGCCCTATGGATAGTCTTCACCCTTGGCTCGTTCACCCTTCACCACGTGAGCTTCTCCGAGGCACAGAAGGCCAATCTGGTCATAGTCCTTGAAGCCTCAATGGGATTCTGGTCGATAGTCATGGGCTACCTTGGCTATCGCCTCTCAGTCAAAAACACCTCCAACCGCGGCCTCTTCAAAGCCATCGTTAGCGTTATGACCCTCTCCTACCTCGTGACCTTCATAGGCCTCTTCGTCGTCTGGAAAGCGACGAGCGCGAACGACTACACCCTTGCTCTGCTCGGCTTTGCCATAGCCGGTATCGTCCAGGGAACAGGCCCTGCCTTCTGGACGACCGCTCCAGCGGCCTATCCGAAGGAAATCTACCCTGAGGCCAGCTTTGCCCTTGGTTTGATCTCCAACTCAGCCAACGCAGTCGCTCCGAACGTCATGCTCGTCCTGGTGAAAAGCGTTGCTGTGGGAATGGCGATATACCTAGGCATGAGCCTTCTTGGAATACTGCTCCTCCTAGTCTCCTCCAGGATGAGGCTCCCCGTTGAGGAACTCAGGACTTAA
- a CDS encoding 6-pyruvoyl-tetrahydropterin synthase-related protein, whose product MVEIRSVKIREALFILSVFFFSLFVLRGFLSSGYPPSWGGDAYGHLFKIWKLMQGYSSWIEDWYSGYPFLRFYPPLSYFVGALLGKIASSAITGYKLTVLLAILVGALSTRILLKELGFSDASSYLSGIVYAFSVYHLRVLSPEGNFPRFFAINLAPLFILALLYITRKNWRYAVLSGLFLAAVGLAHHTLFVSFGLMVTFFLPYIWITRRNEIRDIALNLFIAGVTAFSISSFWVLPFLLEKGNAHFLKENRIEYLFKFQSIKFSNILIHSDPWSFYQGLAFYMGIIGIVVLLVKKEKPERLLGAGLLGASLTAILLSLGYYGPTPFLNRLPLLDMIPPWRWIDFVPFASAIGVGALFEVPSGLITQKIGNGEKRKAVAGILLVFFLVLPLSDVRLQVNSLNSEDFPGDYLAVLNYIKNDNSTGWRFYQPAVAITHGCRVAYTPALAGKPSLDGWYRQGDPAYPQHSYLNYAMEKDPGFAEKALRIYSVKYVITDENYRGYGDITRNLRSFGFEEVYFSGPFHLYRWSNFTFLQPKTGILVIGDWPIDLEVPYERGSFVDDYAKELSSYSLVILNGYKYRDVGAWFDLQEYVKNGGILVVNTFRSPDAEAERMGVRSLIVKVQGRANLSSTFFNTSKFSEFQYEGQPWTATAYTGSIVPLIKFGTLRFLAIKIMAKGASTLSVLTFHTMQSIPAMTTRNPS is encoded by the coding sequence ATGGTTGAAATCAGAAGCGTTAAAATCCGTGAGGCCCTCTTTATACTCTCTGTTTTCTTCTTCTCGCTCTTCGTGTTAAGGGGGTTCCTCTCTTCGGGCTATCCTCCTTCCTGGGGAGGCGACGCCTACGGCCACCTCTTCAAAATATGGAAGCTTATGCAGGGCTACTCCTCATGGATTGAGGACTGGTACAGCGGCTACCCCTTCCTGAGGTTTTACCCGCCCCTCTCATACTTTGTTGGTGCTCTCCTGGGTAAAATAGCTTCATCCGCGATAACGGGCTATAAACTGACCGTCCTGCTGGCAATTCTGGTGGGTGCCCTGTCCACCAGGATTCTCCTCAAAGAGCTCGGCTTCTCCGATGCTTCTTCTTACTTGTCAGGAATCGTCTACGCCTTCTCAGTCTACCATCTAAGGGTTCTCTCGCCTGAGGGGAACTTTCCGAGGTTCTTTGCAATCAACCTTGCCCCCCTTTTCATTCTGGCGTTACTTTATATAACCCGCAAAAACTGGAGATACGCCGTGCTCTCGGGCCTCTTTCTGGCCGCTGTGGGATTAGCTCACCACACCCTTTTCGTGAGCTTTGGGCTGATGGTAACGTTTTTTCTCCCCTACATCTGGATAACGAGGAGGAATGAAATTAGAGACATAGCCCTTAACCTGTTCATAGCCGGTGTTACAGCCTTTTCCATTTCATCCTTCTGGGTTCTTCCGTTTTTGCTGGAGAAGGGCAACGCCCACTTCCTAAAGGAGAACAGAATTGAATATCTATTTAAATTCCAGAGTATAAAATTCTCGAATATACTGATCCATTCGGATCCTTGGTCCTTTTACCAGGGGCTGGCTTTCTATATGGGGATCATAGGGATTGTAGTCCTTTTAGTGAAAAAGGAGAAGCCAGAGAGACTTCTTGGGGCGGGCCTTCTCGGGGCTTCTCTCACGGCTATATTGCTTTCTCTTGGCTACTACGGCCCAACTCCCTTCCTCAACAGGCTTCCCCTCCTAGACATGATACCCCCCTGGAGGTGGATAGACTTTGTTCCCTTCGCTTCGGCAATCGGCGTCGGTGCTCTCTTTGAAGTTCCCAGTGGGCTTATCACTCAAAAAATCGGGAACGGTGAAAAAAGAAAGGCAGTTGCTGGAATTCTCCTCGTGTTCTTCCTTGTCCTCCCCCTTTCAGACGTTAGACTTCAGGTTAACTCATTAAATTCCGAGGACTTTCCCGGAGATTACCTGGCCGTTCTGAATTACATTAAGAACGACAACTCGACCGGCTGGAGGTTTTATCAGCCGGCCGTTGCGATAACCCATGGTTGCAGGGTTGCTTATACGCCGGCCCTCGCGGGAAAGCCCTCTTTAGACGGATGGTACAGACAGGGCGATCCTGCTTATCCCCAGCACTCTTACCTGAACTACGCTATGGAAAAGGATCCAGGGTTCGCTGAGAAAGCCCTCAGGATATACTCTGTGAAGTACGTTATAACGGATGAAAACTATAGGGGTTACGGGGACATAACAAGGAACCTCAGAAGCTTTGGCTTTGAGGAGGTATACTTCTCCGGCCCCTTCCACCTCTACCGCTGGAGCAACTTCACCTTCCTCCAGCCCAAGACTGGTATCCTCGTTATCGGCGACTGGCCGATTGACCTTGAAGTTCCCTACGAACGCGGAAGCTTTGTGGACGATTACGCTAAAGAGCTCTCCAGTTACTCTCTTGTCATCCTGAACGGCTACAAGTACAGGGACGTTGGAGCATGGTTCGACCTTCAGGAGTACGTTAAGAACGGTGGTATTCTGGTCGTCAACACCTTCAGAAGCCCGGATGCAGAGGCGGAGCGCATGGGGGTGAGGTCTCTAATAGTAAAGGTTCAAGGGAGGGCCAACCTCAGTTCAACTTTCTTCAACACCTCGAAGTTCTCCGAGTTCCAGTACGAGGGCCAGCCCTGGACTGCCACCGCTTATACTGGGAGTATAGTGCCCCTCATTAAGTTTGGGACCTTACGGTTCTTGGCTATAAAGATTATGGCAAAGGGCGCGTCTACTTTGTCGGTCTTAACTTTCCATACCATGCAATCTATACCAGCAATGACTACGAGAAATCCATCCTGA
- the artF gene encoding archaeosortase family protein ArtF produces MEAMKLPKIPELVMFIGSLIVSTVVVMVLGVKFGGPLIKVEASNIHGLLSIVGIQNTLLGNIIYLPSERVAFEITWQCSGMFSIALYTVVYSVIPKLRRHFREYIFGVSTIYLLNLARIFLAIYLYYTLGEGAFSLFHYTIGPLLMFTVVVLLLANAFMKSLHPN; encoded by the coding sequence ATGGAGGCGATGAAGTTGCCGAAGATACCTGAGCTTGTCATGTTCATAGGCTCGCTCATAGTTTCAACCGTTGTTGTCATGGTTTTGGGCGTCAAGTTTGGAGGCCCTCTGATAAAGGTGGAAGCGTCCAACATACACGGCCTCCTCTCCATCGTCGGCATCCAGAACACCCTCCTGGGGAATATAATATATCTGCCCAGTGAGAGGGTAGCCTTCGAGATAACCTGGCAGTGTAGCGGGATGTTCAGCATAGCCCTTTATACCGTGGTCTACTCTGTGATTCCGAAGCTCAGGAGGCACTTCAGAGAATACATCTTCGGAGTATCCACGATATACCTCCTGAACCTCGCCAGGATTTTTCTGGCCATATACCTATACTATACCCTTGGTGAAGGAGCTTTTTCGCTGTTCCATTACACCATAGGGCCGCTTCTCATGTTCACGGTGGTTGTCCTTCTCCTCGCGAACGCGTTTATGAAGAGCCTTCATCCAAATTGA
- a CDS encoding helix-turn-helix domain-containing protein translates to MVRKLLTLIFILTLILPSVTATAIYLYSDRGDMSLYEAISEKEKVALGGDGDIILALDLNYGFLNESMRERASGLLREVKSGKTLIVGLNTLRTLESDKPGILGVLGLTVNFTEIGLVKISSNNDLKFTPFTYDSDTYGIALVDGKAKPVLISGDIPVVSELRVGRGRLVIVSINPSALYLDTRNPAVAEFIVAIIRHYKGGIPLTGVAVGALASAGAIAYALNSNNPHVQRLREFLIGLILALGAYMLPAREVLKNEVRKGIYEYVKAKGYTTINDVVSTFSISRTNARWHLSVLKRSGYVDETEVGNTNIFYPAGKRKEAIKAFLLENRTRREILKMIRGGKSLSEISRVLGLSKSTVHYHLSILEEYGLIKPREDGGDEVAEDT, encoded by the coding sequence ATGGTAAGAAAGCTACTCACCTTAATCTTTATTCTCACCCTTATTTTACCTTCAGTAACTGCGACGGCTATCTACCTCTACTCGGATCGGGGAGATATGTCCCTCTACGAGGCTATCTCCGAGAAGGAAAAAGTTGCCCTCGGCGGAGACGGTGACATAATCCTTGCCCTCGACCTCAACTATGGATTCCTAAACGAAAGCATGAGGGAAAGAGCATCGGGCCTTTTGAGGGAAGTAAAGTCCGGAAAAACCCTCATAGTTGGGCTTAACACCCTTCGAACACTGGAAAGTGATAAACCGGGAATATTAGGAGTACTTGGCCTAACCGTGAACTTCACGGAGATAGGCCTGGTTAAGATATCATCGAACAATGACCTGAAGTTTACCCCCTTCACTTACGACTCGGACACCTACGGCATAGCCCTCGTTGATGGAAAGGCCAAGCCAGTTCTTATCTCGGGGGATATCCCCGTGGTCAGCGAGCTAAGAGTCGGTAGGGGAAGGCTTGTTATTGTTTCCATAAACCCGAGCGCCCTCTATCTTGACACAAGAAACCCGGCAGTTGCGGAGTTCATTGTGGCAATCATAAGGCACTACAAAGGTGGCATCCCCCTGACCGGTGTGGCAGTTGGGGCGCTGGCTTCTGCGGGCGCGATTGCATACGCTCTCAACTCCAACAACCCCCACGTTCAGAGGCTCAGAGAGTTTTTGATAGGCCTTATTCTGGCGTTGGGTGCCTACATGCTTCCCGCGAGGGAAGTCCTTAAGAACGAGGTCAGAAAGGGCATCTACGAGTACGTAAAAGCAAAAGGATACACAACCATAAACGACGTCGTCTCAACGTTCTCAATTTCGAGAACCAATGCCCGATGGCACCTCTCGGTACTCAAGAGGTCCGGTTATGTAGATGAGACAGAGGTGGGCAATACAAATATTTTTTATCCCGCAGGAAAAAGAAAAGAGGCAATAAAGGCGTTCCTTCTCGAGAACAGAACCAGGAGGGAAATTTTGAAAATGATTAGGGGAGGGAAGTCCCTCAGCGAAATCTCCAGGGTTCTCGGGCTTAGCAAGTCCACCGTCCACTACCACCTGAGCATACTTGAGGAGTACGGCCTCATAAAGCCAAGGGAGGATGGAGGCGATGAAGTTGCCGAAGATACCTGA
- a CDS encoding glycosyltransferase family 2 protein, whose product MRRKIASYLSAFIISSYLVYLDYTMLQYVAWETSRFLFPGIEHYPVYSFVRYLFYFTGAFIILVYTAYFIFYIYFRSSEGATKYPRLYPKVSIVVPAYNEGINIERLLESIYYQDYPFNLVEVIVVDDGSLDATAEIASSWGAKVISHETNLGKAKALEDGIKAATGDVIVTMDADSYFGTGSSLRYLVESLYTKPKIGVSTGIIRIAPRKGHLLEKFQEIEFLHSFEVGRRVQSYLGWLLVVPGAFSAFKSYFLKRLPSVPKDTLAEDFDLGMIAYRAGLDSVFEPNAIVYTYSKTSWREPTGRGSGGTMEAFRLLPSIGT is encoded by the coding sequence ATGAGAAGAAAGATAGCCTCTTACCTCTCGGCATTCATAATCTCCAGTTATCTGGTCTACTTAGACTACACCATGCTTCAGTACGTTGCCTGGGAAACTTCAAGGTTTCTTTTTCCGGGGATTGAGCACTATCCAGTGTATTCTTTCGTTAGGTACCTTTTCTACTTTACCGGTGCTTTCATAATACTCGTTTACACCGCATACTTCATATTTTACATTTACTTCCGCAGTTCTGAGGGGGCTACGAAATATCCCCGCCTCTATCCCAAAGTTTCCATAGTTGTTCCCGCATACAACGAGGGAATAAACATAGAGCGTCTCCTTGAGAGCATATACTACCAGGACTACCCCTTCAACCTCGTTGAGGTCATAGTTGTTGACGATGGAAGCCTCGATGCGACGGCTGAAATAGCCTCCTCCTGGGGAGCTAAGGTAATTTCCCACGAGACGAACCTCGGGAAGGCAAAAGCCCTTGAGGATGGCATAAAAGCGGCCACCGGCGACGTGATAGTCACAATGGACGCAGACTCGTACTTTGGCACGGGCTCGTCCCTGAGGTATCTCGTGGAAAGCCTCTACACGAAGCCTAAAATTGGAGTATCAACCGGCATAATTCGAATCGCTCCTAGAAAAGGTCACCTTCTGGAAAAGTTTCAGGAGATAGAGTTCCTCCATTCCTTTGAGGTTGGCAGGAGGGTTCAGTCCTATCTCGGCTGGCTCCTCGTTGTGCCTGGAGCTTTCTCGGCTTTCAAGTCCTACTTCCTCAAGAGGCTCCCCTCGGTGCCAAAAGACACACTGGCGGAGGATTTTGACCTCGGTATGATAGCTTACAGGGCGGGACTTGACTCTGTCTTCGAGCCAAACGCCATTGTCTACACCTATTCCAAGACCAGCTGGAGGGAACCTACAGGCAGAGGCTCCGGTGGTACTATGGAGGCCTTCAGGTTATTGCCAAGCATAGGGACATGA
- a CDS encoding beta-galactosidase trimerization domain-containing protein, which produces MTMKRVSPLVIILISLLLLVPSPASGYSPARILVVCSDVDDVMMANSLGNNFTVDIIYLGKDLPDDRSPLSSLEYLAQYDEVWIPDLNLQWTYGGRLSQNEIDALEQYVEVGGVLVLGLNTYVQHWNRKFDEVLGVSLLRIKSSGDEVYINYSGELYPYNSSFQIIVVRPVRADVIARYSTGEPAITEAHYGRGIGVLMTFNPVRAFVEQDENYAAIYRDIAIKGLDDRASKPRLSTGEIIELKVKRLALNPIFIGLTAFLLLFVMAYLGYLPWGLILTIAALTFPISRYISRKLQEELTDALKVLVGATLSELSEELGVEPKRLKFPIAVLKISRKAEIIDLSEFGERDVLVTPRGKEIEGMAAWAIGRHPKLMEKVTMNPGIRVLDLARSLNMPPYDVLETLKRLSAYGVVELRKITFDYEVYPTKSLVRWFEV; this is translated from the coding sequence ATGACTATGAAAAGGGTAAGCCCCCTAGTTATCATATTAATCAGTTTACTGCTCCTAGTTCCTTCTCCGGCTTCAGGTTATTCCCCCGCGAGAATACTTGTAGTATGCAGTGACGTAGATGACGTTATGATGGCCAACTCCCTGGGGAACAACTTTACAGTTGATATCATCTACCTGGGAAAAGACCTTCCTGACGACAGATCACCTTTATCCAGCCTTGAGTATCTCGCCCAATACGATGAAGTCTGGATACCTGATTTGAACCTCCAGTGGACGTATGGTGGGAGACTCTCTCAAAATGAAATTGATGCCCTCGAACAGTACGTGGAGGTTGGTGGTGTTCTTGTTCTTGGCCTTAACACATATGTCCAACACTGGAATAGGAAGTTTGACGAAGTCCTGGGGGTTAGCCTTCTGAGAATTAAATCATCCGGAGATGAAGTTTATATTAACTACAGCGGGGAGCTCTACCCCTACAACTCAAGCTTCCAGATCATCGTGGTCAGGCCCGTGAGAGCCGATGTAATAGCACGCTACAGCACGGGGGAGCCTGCCATTACCGAAGCACACTACGGCAGGGGCATCGGTGTGCTAATGACATTTAACCCCGTTAGAGCCTTTGTTGAACAGGATGAGAACTATGCCGCAATTTACAGGGACATAGCAATTAAGGGACTCGATGACAGGGCCTCAAAGCCCAGGCTTTCCACCGGAGAGATTATAGAATTAAAAGTAAAAAGGCTGGCCTTAAATCCCATCTTTATAGGGCTCACGGCTTTCCTCCTTCTGTTCGTTATGGCCTATCTCGGCTATCTCCCATGGGGCCTCATCCTTACTATAGCGGCACTCACGTTTCCCATTTCAAGGTACATATCGCGAAAACTTCAGGAAGAGCTCACTGATGCCCTGAAAGTCTTGGTGGGGGCAACCCTAAGCGAGCTCTCGGAGGAGCTAGGTGTTGAGCCAAAACGCCTGAAATTTCCAATAGCCGTGCTGAAGATTTCGAGGAAGGCGGAAATTATAGACCTCTCTGAGTTCGGGGAGAGGGACGTTCTCGTAACCCCGAGGGGAAAGGAGATAGAGGGAATGGCAGCTTGGGCGATTGGAAGACATCCAAAGCTGATGGAAAAGGTTACCATGAACCCGGGCATTAGGGTTCTCGACCTGGCAAGGTCTCTTAACATGCCTCCCTACGACGTCCTTGAAACGTTGAAGCGCCTCTCTGCTTACGGTGTCGTGGAGCTCAGGAAGATAACCTTTGACTACGAAGTTTACCCGACCAAGTCTTTAGTCAGGTGGTTCGAAGTATGA
- a CDS encoding phosphoribosylaminoimidazolesuccinocarboxamide synthase, which yields MEGISFRGRGIILIEFKLGSEISPDTCRFWEMKTGKSPDKGLF from the coding sequence ATGGAGGGGATATCATTCAGGGGGCGCGGGATAATTCTGATAGAGTTCAAGCTCGGCAGCGAGATAAGCCCCGACACCTGCCGCTTCTGGGAGATGAAAACCGGGAAGAGCCCCGACAAGGGCTTATTCTGA